The Aulosira sp. FACHB-615 genome includes the window GCTCCTCAGCTTCTACAGCTTGCCGTAACCAAGCTTCATCAAGCAGTAAATCCATTGGGTTGGTTGCATTGTTTTGACTAGGATTATCGTAATTTTCTCTCAATTCGTGTTGACTCATCTACCCTAAACCTGACTAGAAGAACGCCATACCCCGTATTCAAAGTAAACTAAATCGTCGTAATCTTCATCTTCTCCTAAATCAATCATGCCTTGGCGATCATAGAATTTTTCTACCCCAGGTAGTGAATGTAATCCTACTCTACCTTCATAGCCCAGTTCTAGACTACGTTTTCTGGCAAAGCTTAATAGTGCAGTACCAACACCCTTATATTTAGGTGGGCGTTGAATTGCCTCCCGATTCCAAGGCGCAGAAGCAATACCATCAACGTAAACCAAGCGTTTTCCTGGAGTTAAACGTGAGCCGTGCAATTTAGCTTCCATGAGCATTAAACCTTGAGTTTCACTATCGTATTCAATCGCATAACCTTCACGGTTTGGTTGTCTGCTAATGACAAACTGGAGTTTAAATTCCCAATCCCAAAATTTATCTTCTTGTCCGTGCAGTTTTAATTGTTCTTTCCATCGGGAGGTGTATTCATCAGCATGTTTTTGTGTTAGCTCTACTAAATCCGCTTTTACGGTGATGCTATCTTGACCGCGAATTAGTCTGACGTTGCTTTGCATAGCAATGACTTTAATTATTCATCTGCTTCCGGTAACTCAATTTCCCCATCCTCTATGAGGCATCTCCAGTCAACATCATCCACATCTATAGATTCGTCGTACTTATCAGCCTTAAGTATTTGTTTGATTAATTCTTCGACAGGAATTTTTAATATGGCAGCTTCTTGCCGTAAGTCCTTGCAAATTTCATCCCAATTATCTGCACTAGATACCCGGTCAATCAAAATAGCTTCAGCCATACGAGTCTTAGAAACACCTCTGGTATGTCCCCACAGAGATAAACGGATTTCTTTAAC containing:
- a CDS encoding GNAT family N-acetyltransferase, which codes for MQSNVRLIRGQDSITVKADLVELTQKHADEYTSRWKEQLKLHGQEDKFWDWEFKLQFVISRQPNREGYAIEYDSETQGLMLMEAKLHGSRLTPGKRLVYVDGIASAPWNREAIQRPPKYKGVGTALLSFARKRSLELGYEGRVGLHSLPGVEKFYDRQGMIDLGEDEDYDDLVYFEYGVWRSSSQV